Proteins encoded in a region of the Zea mays cultivar B73 chromosome 2, Zm-B73-REFERENCE-NAM-5.0, whole genome shotgun sequence genome:
- the LOC100274078 gene encoding Pentatricopeptide repeat-containing protein At1g80550, mitochondrial yields MLFLVRRHRRLALPFSSLHAPAPAPAPTLPSSLDASAVLKTLSLYANDWRRALDFFHWSASPAGANLPPTAATLARAVDILGKHFEFPLATSLLLSHHDPGDPTFLRPALRALLNRLAAANLIDDALHAFESTAASIGLCDEVSFHILVDALCDHRRVDEADHLCFGKDPPPFPPGTKTHNLLLRGWAKAHAWARLRQLWFDMDRRGVAKDLHSYSIYMDALAKSGKPWKAFKVFKEMKQRGIRIDTVAYNTAIHAVGMAQGVDSAVRLYRQMVDAGCKPNIATYNAIIKLFCKEGRFKEGYAFVQQMRKTGCKPDVLTYHCFFQYLSRPQEVLGLFEKMLERGCQPRMDTYVMLIKRFGRWGFLRPVFIVWKAMEEQGLSPDAFAYNALIDALLQKGMVDLARKYDEKMLAKGLSPKPRKELGTKLPEAESDSDNTLDGVL; encoded by the coding sequence ATGCTCTTCCTCGTCCGGCGGCaccgccgcctcgctctccccttcTCCAGTCTGCACgcacccgcgcccgcgcccgctcccaCACTGCCCTCCTCTCTCGACGCCTCGGCGGTGCTCAAGACGCTGTCCCTCTACGCCAACGATTGGCGCCGGGCGCTCGACTTCTTCCACTGGTCCGCCTCCCCCGCCGGCGCCAACTTGCCCCCGACCGCCGCCACCCTCGCCCGAGCGGTCGACATACTCGGCAAACACTTCGAGTTCCCGCTCGCCACCTCCCTCCTCCTTTCCCACCACGATCCTGGGGACCCCACCTTCCTCCGCCCCGCGCTCCGCGCCCTCCTCAACCGCCTCGCCGCCGCCAACCTCATCGACGACGCCCTCCACGCGTTCGAATCCACCGCTGCCTCCATCGGACTCTGCGATGAGGTCTCCTTCCACATCCTCGTCGACGCGCTCTGCGACCACCGCCGCGTCGACGAGGCCGACCACCTATGCTTCGGCAAGGACCCGCCGCCGTTCCCACCGGGCACGAAGACCCACAACCTGCTCCTCCGTGGGTGGGCTAAGGCCCACGCCTGGGCGCGTCTCCGCCAGCTGTGGTTCGACATGGACCGCCGCGGCGTTGCCAAGGACCTCCATTCCTACTCGATATACATGGATGCCCTTGCTAAGTCAGGCAAGCCGTGGAAGGCTTTCAAAGTTTTCAAGGAGATGAAGCAGAGAGGCATTCGAATCGATACTGTTGCTTACAACACTGCGATCCATGCTGTTGGGATGGCACAGGGCGTCGACTCTGCTGTAAGGTTGTACAGACAGATGGTTGATGCCGGTTGCAAACCAAATATTGCCACTTACAATGCGATTATCAAGTTATTCTGCAAGGAGGGTAGGTTCAAGGAAGGGTATGCGTTTGTTCAGCAGATGCGCAAGACTGGCTGCAAGCCCGACGTGCTCACATACCATTGCTTTTTCCAGTATTTGAGCCGTCCACAAGAGGTCCTCGGACTGTTTGAGAAAATGCTTGAGAGGGGTTGCCAGCCAAGGATGGACACATATGTCATGCTTATTAAGAGGTTTGGACGCTGGGGGTTCCTTCGGCCGGTGTTCATTGTGTGGAAGGCAATGGAAGAGCAGGGTCTTAGCCCGGATGCATTTGCATACAATGCACTTATTGATGCATTACTGCAAAAGGGTATGGTGGATTTGGCTAGGAAGTATGATGAGAAAATGCTTGCGAAGGGACTCTCACCTAAGCCCAGGAAAGAGCTGGGGACTAAGTTGCCAGAAGCAGAATCTGATAGTGATAACACATTAGATGGTGTGCTTTGA